The Cygnus atratus isolate AKBS03 ecotype Queensland, Australia chromosome 2, CAtr_DNAZoo_HiC_assembly, whole genome shotgun sequence genome window below encodes:
- the BASP1 gene encoding brain acid soluble protein 1: protein MGGKLSKKKKGYSVNDEKAKDKDKKAEGAAAEEEETPKEAEDAQQTTETTEVKENNKEEKGEKDSQVAANKTEEKEGEKEKTVTQEETQKAEPEKSEAVVDAKVEPQKNNEQAPKQEEPTAASAPAASSEAPKTSEPSSDAKVSQPSEATAPSKADDKSKEEGEAKKTEAPATPAAQETKSEVAPASDSKPSSSEAAPSSKESAAATAAPSSTAKASDPAAPPEEAKPSEAPATNSDQTIAVQD from the coding sequence ATGGGAGGCAAACTGAGCAAGAAGAAGAAGGGGTACAGTGTCAATGATGAAAAAGCTAAAGACAAAGACAAGAAggctgaaggagcagcagctgaggaagaggagactCCAAAGGAGGCTGAGGATGCCCAGCAAACCACAGAGACCACAGAAGTGAAGGAGAACAACAAGGAGGAGAAGGGTGAGAAGGATTCTCAGGTCGCTGCCaataagacagaagaaaaagaaggggagaaagagaaaacagtgacCCAGGAAGAAACCCAGAAAGCAGAACCAGAGAAGTCAGAGGCTGTTGTTGATGCGAAAGTAGAGCCACAGAAGAACAACGAACAGGCACCCAAGCAAGAGGAGCCaactgcagcctctgctcctgctgccagtaGTGAAGCACCCAAAACCTCTGAGCCTAGCAGCGATGCAAAAGTTTCTCAGCCTTCAGAagccacagctcccagcaaaGCAGATGACAAGAGCAAAGAAGAAGGGGAAGCCAAAAAGACTGAGGCTCCCGCAACGCCTGCAGCCCAAGAAACTAAAAGCGAAGTGGCCCCAGCTTCAGACTCAAAACCTAGCAGCAGCGAGGCTGCACCTTCTTCCAAGGAGAGCGcggcagccacagcagcacctAGTTCCACTGCCAAGGCCTCGGaccctgcagccccaccagAGGAAGCGAAACCTTCTGAAGCCCCAGCGACTAATTCGGATCAAACCATAGCAGTGCAAGATTAA